The following coding sequences are from one Acidobacteriota bacterium window:
- a CDS encoding TonB-dependent receptor, with the protein VAAVAETITVTGESPVVDKQSTTISVNFTTDLLRHLPSTRSMFAIFNFAPGVTGDTAHGSDVRGNAYNFDGVNLGDPVTGTPFFRIGFDAIEELEVSVGGQSAEYGNVQGAVVNAITKSGGNEFHGEEVLFYRNKSLQSDNTKGTPFEGQAVGFDHEYDWTLSLGGPFAKDKVWFYGNYWRYNSIEYVEGYVDENGAAIPYDRMRYAGMFKVTYQPSAKNKFMGMYNRTDYQRHHRGASWQRPEECTWIQVTPTNVYNGQWTHIFNDNMFLIARAAYVDFDFNLDPKNEKCRIYDTVTRMYSGSYGYYDHYQRNRGQYNGVLTYFVDNWYGKHEFKFGGEFEKSWDIRSVAYNTEYYYTDEEGNKLGVRLYTKNGKPYKAYFYYPFSRHDIKRYYAAFAQDTWSLTNKVTINAGVRYERNTGIIPKGGFVEKSYSPIAPWNTFSPRLGVTYDVFGDGKSVVKFSYGRYYAADIIQYFCTVNPNGWYYYRAYWYSGWDKNFNNNDFRIYSTYQQGINKTIDPNAKPPYTDQFVLSWEQELRPNIGVSFSAIYKPQTRFLEDVDIYLFDVNKGDWRWELFEPVTVTDPGEDGITGTADDGTITVYSLRPGNSAWQYYVTNPPHCYRNYWALQAVFNKRMADNWSLMVSYVYAHATGLMDLDFDATWTGASYFDNPNYHINAEGNLSLSRRHQLKITGHFILPYGIHVSTYWRILSGRPYTRWLRVYGLNPLGSYDINVEPKGSRFSPTLNYGDIRVEKRFNLGKYGKVDVLANIFNVLNSNTATSLEGQTGSEFNVVRGILDPRIVQIAARFIF; encoded by the coding sequence GTGGCGGCGGTAGCGGAGACGATAACGGTTACCGGTGAGTCGCCGGTAGTGGATAAGCAGTCGACCACCATCAGTGTGAACTTCACTACTGATCTTCTGCGTCACCTGCCGAGTACTCGGAGTATGTTCGCTATCTTCAACTTCGCTCCTGGTGTAACCGGGGATACTGCTCATGGTTCTGATGTTCGTGGGAACGCCTACAACTTCGACGGGGTGAACCTCGGCGATCCGGTGACCGGTACCCCGTTCTTCCGGATTGGGTTTGATGCCATTGAGGAGCTTGAGGTTTCGGTTGGTGGGCAGAGTGCGGAGTACGGTAATGTTCAGGGCGCGGTGGTGAACGCCATCACCAAGTCTGGTGGTAATGAGTTCCATGGTGAGGAGGTCCTCTTCTATCGGAACAAGAGCCTCCAGTCCGATAACACCAAAGGTACCCCGTTTGAGGGGCAGGCGGTTGGCTTCGACCATGAGTATGATTGGACCCTCAGCTTGGGTGGTCCTTTTGCCAAGGACAAGGTCTGGTTCTACGGAAACTATTGGCGGTACAACTCTATTGAGTATGTGGAGGGTTATGTTGATGAGAATGGTGCGGCGATCCCCTATGACAGGATGCGCTATGCCGGTATGTTCAAGGTGACCTATCAGCCCTCTGCTAAGAACAAGTTTATGGGGATGTACAACCGCACCGACTACCAGCGCCATCATCGAGGAGCGAGCTGGCAGAGACCTGAGGAGTGCACCTGGATTCAGGTTACCCCGACCAATGTCTACAATGGGCAGTGGACCCATATATTCAACGACAATATGTTCCTAATCGCCCGGGCCGCTTATGTCGATTTCGACTTCAACCTCGACCCGAAGAACGAGAAATGCCGTATCTACGATACGGTTACCAGGATGTATTCCGGTAGCTATGGTTACTACGATCACTATCAGCGGAACCGCGGTCAGTATAACGGAGTGCTCACCTACTTTGTGGATAATTGGTATGGGAAGCACGAGTTCAAGTTCGGTGGCGAGTTCGAGAAGTCCTGGGACATCCGCTCTGTCGCTTATAATACCGAATATTACTACACCGATGAGGAGGGGAATAAACTTGGCGTCCGCCTTTACACCAAAAACGGTAAGCCGTATAAGGCTTACTTCTACTATCCCTTCAGCCGGCACGATATCAAGCGGTATTATGCTGCCTTTGCTCAAGATACTTGGAGCCTGACCAACAAGGTGACCATCAATGCAGGCGTGCGCTACGAGCGGAATACCGGCATTATCCCCAAGGGTGGATTCGTGGAAAAGAGCTACAGTCCGATCGCTCCCTGGAACACCTTCTCCCCCCGGTTAGGCGTTACCTACGATGTGTTCGGCGATGGGAAATCGGTGGTCAAGTTCAGCTATGGGCGGTATTACGCAGCCGATATCATCCAGTATTTCTGCACCGTGAACCCGAATGGCTGGTATTACTATCGGGCTTACTGGTATAGCGGTTGGGACAAGAACTTCAATAACAACGATTTTAGGATCTACTCCACCTATCAGCAGGGCATCAACAAGACGATAGACCCGAACGCCAAACCGCCCTACACCGATCAGTTCGTTCTCAGCTGGGAGCAGGAGCTGAGACCCAATATTGGGGTTAGCTTTTCCGCCATCTACAAACCGCAGACCAGGTTCCTCGAGGATGTGGACATCTACCTCTTTGATGTTAACAAGGGCGATTGGCGGTGGGAGCTGTTCGAACCGGTGACGGTGACCGATCCCGGTGAGGATGGGATTACCGGTACCGCCGATGATGGCACCATCACCGTTTACAGCCTGAGACCAGGGAACTCTGCTTGGCAATATTATGTAACCAACCCGCCCCATTGCTATCGTAATTACTGGGCACTTCAGGCGGTGTTCAACAAGCGGATGGCGGATAATTGGTCGTTGATGGTCTCCTATGTTTATGCCCATGCCACTGGGTTGATGGACCTCGACTTCGACGCTACCTGGACCGGTGCTTCCTACTTCGACAACCCGAACTATCACATCAATGCGGAGGGGAATCTCTCGCTTTCCCGTCGCCATCAGCTGAAGATAACCGGTCACTTCATCCTTCCTTATGGCATCCATGTGAGCACCTACTGGCGCATCCTTTCCGGTCGTCCTTACACCCGTTGGCTCCGGGTGTATGGTCTTAATCCTCTGGGAAGCTACGATATCAATGTGGAGCCGAAGGGTTCCCGGTTCTCTCCCACCCTCAACTACGGAGATATTCGGGTGGAGAAGCGGTTCAACCTGGGCAAGTATGGGAAGGTTGATGTTCTCGCCAATATTTTCAATGTGCTGAACTCGAACACCGCTACTTCCCTGGAGGGTCAGACTGGCTCTGAGTTCAATGTGGTTCGTGGTATTCTCGATCCGCGGATTGTCCAGATTGCTGCTCGGTTCATCTTCTAA